A stretch of DNA from Triticum dicoccoides isolate Atlit2015 ecotype Zavitan chromosome 2A, WEW_v2.0, whole genome shotgun sequence:
ACTGTCCCCTGACCACTGAATAATCAAACAGTTCTTGTCAAACTGATGCTTGCAAAAACAGAATGCATTAATAAACTTACGGAATGCTATTGTAAATAATCTTCGTTTTTCTGTCATTGGGATGTCACTTGCTAAGACTATCCTTCAGCCAGCTTGCATGTTAACAACTTATTTCTATATGGCCTCTTGGTGGTGCGGCGCCTCTTCTTTGCAGCCTCAGCATGAATATCCTGCAACCACACCATGAAGAATTACAAGCCAGAACTTCATATGCCCTACGATTTGTAGTTGCTTGAAAAAACACGAGTACATGGAGTATTGgttaaaacacatctaaacaacgATGAAAACTGCCCAAACAATACACATCCATTTATAACAGAGCAAAAGGAAAGAAAACTACACATGATTAAGCAGTATATATCATTCATGTTGTGAACAGCAAGCCGACTAACTGACAGTGTGGTAACTAAATCATTCAATCCCTGAGACTGATTAGATGTCACTTTCTTTGGCTGCCAGTAGCTATTGGTAAATGAAACTATTAATCACAAGGAAACATTTAAGCAGCCCAATCACCTACCAGATCATTGTATATCTTGGCACCACTGAAACGGCAGAGCTCTGTCCTATATAAACACAATTGCAGGTGTAACTAAGATTGTAGCAAACAGTTTTGCAAATCTCTAACATTCCCACACAGCATCAAAGAGATGCCTAGCCATTACAGACACCTATTGGGAATATCATATTAAGCCATGGGACATGGCTACTGGCGTTCTGGTCCCTTTGTACCCCGTGGAATCGGGTTTATTAGATATTTATCGGTTTGGTAGAAAAAGGGACTGGCCTATTATAGAGGTAATCATAAATGTCTCATTGAGCAGTTCTGAACTAATTTCTGAAAGCAATCAATTTCATTTTATGAAATCAAATTTACAATTTGCTTAGTTAAAAGGTATCAAAGTGATGTTTGTATGCATAGTTTCTGCCTATTCTAGTTAGAAAAATATGACTGCCAATTTTGTCAATCATGTATAGTTCCTGCCTGCTTTCCGGATTTTTTCTAGTAAGGAGTAACAGTAGGACATGCATGTGTTATTTTCCAAGACTTGTTCGAGATAAGGACCCAATGAGTCCAGAGATAAAAAATATGAGGTAAAAGAAGCCACTTACATTTTGTACATTAAAATTGTATTTACGACTACAAACACAACCTAGATGCATCACGCAGGGGAAACTATATCTGCAAGCAAACATGGCTGCATTTGCATGAAATAGACAGTGATGCGAACAACACATGCCTAGATTCGAAGAAGAACAAGTATCTACTGAAGTTTTTCGTGCAATAGTGACAACTTGAGAACGAAAATATTAACTCATAATTTTGAGCAAGTGACTTAAAAGCATGGGAAAGTATAAGGGCATCTGACATGTGGATCATGGATGCAATGAGTTATCCCAAAGTCAGCTGTTTATTTTCAATTTCATTCGGTGACCTCAAATTGTCGATCGGCCATCGATAGGAGTATCCTTGGCAGGAGAATTGGTAGGCGTCAGACTCTTTTTATTTTTGAGGCGAAAATGTCGAGCGGCGTCAAACTCTTCCTGAACCAGCAATGCCAACAAAGCTCACGATTCACGATAGGCAAGTAGCGCCACATTGGACACGTCCTTAGAAGAAACAAAATTAACTCATTTCAGCAACAAAAAGAAAAACTTGACCATCTAGTACTGGTGACATAGCAAAAAGAAAATATGATCTCCAGACCTTTTTTAGATGTATCTCCATACTTTATATTGACCCTATATTGTTCTCAGCAGACAAACTAATCTCAAGGTTTTCAGGAGTAAAACTTGAAACAAACTGAAACAAACAAATCCTAAATCTCAAGAGCCCAGTGCTTTCCAATATTGTTTATACAACACCATGTTCCCTTGGGGACTCAACACAATACTGAGCAAACAAAGACGATATAACCAATATAATTATATAATCAATCAACTGAAAACAGATGAATCATCTGCCAACCTAGAATTAGACGATGGCCTTTCACAGATAAGCATGGATTGCACATTTTATTTGCATGGGCGGGAAGAGTCAACTTGTGCCCAGATTTTCTGTTACTTTTTCTGCTGAAAGTGTCATGCACACATCAAAACAAATTGCGGGGATACATCAAGTACTTATAAAGCCAAACAATTGGAAGAGAAAGCATTCTTCAGCGACTCACAAAATTTAGAGCAAGCCTTATAGAGCATATATATTGTTCTTGTTTCTAGTTGTGTGTTCAAAATGTCAAACCAAATGGACCTGCCCCATTTCATTGCACTGTTTCCTTGAGGGTAGCAGTTCCCATTGATGTTGTACCAGGGGCAGAACCTTTCAACGTTTGGACCATTGAAATCACTGCATCTGACATCCACGTACATAACCTACTTTCCTAGTACCAAAATAATCTAGTGCCCTCTAAAACAGCGGCACATCAAGATGCCACAAGTGAACATGTCTCCCTTGTGGCTAAGCCATTTTGCTGTTGGATCTAGTGTTGCTCCGACATGTCTCAAATGCTTCAAGTCCTACCTCCATCTAGATTTTCTACCATCTCTCGGTACATCTACAGCTTCTTGCAGgccaattttttttagtttttgtacTTACATGTCTACTTGGTATGAGCAGTCATGCATAACATGTATCAGCTATGCTAACAATATTACAAGAGTTCGATTCTATCAGGCAATTAAGAAGCACAAAGCAAGTGTTTCTTTACGCACCTGCATAAATGTTATTTAAGTGTAACTCAAAGCTTTCTTTTTCACTTCTCCATTTGTTCCATCCTGCGATTGGAAGAAGCAATGTAAAAATATTCTTCATACACACTTAAAGTGACTGAGAACAAGAACTGAAATTGCTATTAGCAATACTTGTGATATAAAAAGTAGAAACTTTGAGGCAACTGCTTTCTGGAACCTGGAAGAGTTATCATCCATTATTTATTTAGTCAGGAAGGGTGTTCTACAAACTGAAGCTACATAGATATGGAAGAAGCAAATAGCTTCATAAAAAGATTAGGGAGTAATACTATACAAGTTTCCTAAGAGATGTTGTATGACTGGTGAGGTGATAAAGAGTGCAACTTGATTAAATTTTTTTCACATATAAGTGACAGGTGTCATCAACTGAATGTGCTCTGGGTGCCATTAAACGAAACAGCAGACGGCGGAATTTTTCTTCTTTTGGGAAATGAAGGGATGGAGAAAACAGAGCGTAATTGAGGATAGATCAACTGTCCTCTGCAAATAGTCTGGTCGATTGCAAGCCATTATGACAACAGCGGCGACAGGAACCTGATGTGCAGAAAGAGATCAGGTTGATCCTGTAGAGCAATAAAGGTTAGCAAGATCACATAATACCACGTTCTTGTTTATTAAGGTCTGTAAGCTCCTCTCTGCATCCCAAAGAAATGTTAAAAGTAGAGTCAGATTCTTCAAGTCTCGATGTCTCGGTAACATTCTGGCATTCAGCCCAAACTGAATGTATTGTACTAACTGTTAACCCAATACCATTTATTGCAGTGCCATATTTAAACAATATTCCCAAATTTATTTCTACAAACATGGCCAAGGTCATAATACTTTCACCTTTAGAAATTTGGAAAATAATAGTTTGAATCTGCCTAAAAAACAGACCAATTCGAAGATGAAATATCAGAGTATTGTCAACGTTCAACATGGTTTGGATGGATAAAACAGGTGGTAGTCTACGACCTAATATGCATGTACCATATGATGAGTAAAACAACAGGGAGCATGAAAAAATCAACTACGGTAGCAGAGACACGTCAAAAAGAGGCATTGTAGCTGAAATCAACAAGTAAAGCTAAGCACAGAGGCAATGATTCCTTCCATACTTACTTTCAAGATCTTGTACTAAAATCTTGAGTTGCACATGCTCCTCATATTGGCGTACCTTCATCTCTGTTGCATCAAAAGACCGGGTTTAATGTTGTGAACTGAGAGCGGAAGCATTACAGTCAGGTTATTGGTGATCGTAGTAGTATGGAACAGAAGAGCTCTTCCCAAAAATGAGGGGAAATTTCATAGAGCAAGGAAGAAAGACACCTGTAATGCCTATCTATCTATGTTGAGAACTAACTAATTACGTGTTTCAAGCATTTGAACCTTGACGAGGAACAGCATCAGGAGAGACAGAATTGTGACAGCAGATTGGAGGGCCAAGGTGTAAAAAGTAGTAGTAGCTGGTAGCGGAAGTAGGTGGGTAGGTAGGTACTACCTTCAAGTGCAGCGATCTTCTCCTGCTAGGTGCCCCCTTGCGGGAAGCTCGGCGGTGCTTATGAAGCTCAAGTAGTACTCATTAATCTAGATTAGTCAATTATATTGCACAACGTTTTAGCATTTAAGTGGCATCATCTTCAAAAAAAATAAGACATAATAGCTTCGAAAGCAGGTCCAGTACACATGGATTAGCCAAATTCGAATTTTCAGAATGGGCAGAAAGGGAGAGAGAGTGATACAGATTAGAAGTGAAGGGGGGAGAAGGACTAACATAAGCTCACCTTGACACCAGCCATCCCTCGATGACGCTTCCCCTGCAGATCCATGACACTACTGCTCCTTGTCCGTATTGTCAACCTCTCCTCTACCCGATGAGGCGTCCACCGCCTGGGTCTCCGACCTCGCTGCTCCAATCCCACCGCAGACCTCTTGGACCTTCCCTCATTGGCCAATCAGATGGAAGGGGATCAACAAAAAGGAGCACGGCGGCAGGGCGTCTCTGCAGTCCACGATATCCTTCTGCGTCGAGGATGAACAAGATGCTGCAGAGAGGAAGAGTAGGTGGGCAGCGGGGCATAGTAGACGGCGGAGGGAATGGGGATTTTTTTTCATATCTTTCCGATGAACCCTAGCCTGGATAGCTTGCTCACGGGGACGACTGCAGCGGCGAGACGGCAGaagataggaggaggaggaggggcgccggcgaggcggcggctcaTGCACCAGGGAGGAGAGGCGACACCGCTGGATAGAGGGGGTGGTGTGGCGGCGCcggagaggaggacgaggcggagagaAGGGGCTGAAGGCGATTTTCTCCTCCTGTCTTTTTCTTGTAGAATAAAACGCGAACGACGTGGTGGGCCTGATAAATCCTTTTTTGTCTCGTACCGTTGCCGACGTGGACATCGCGAGTGCTCGCAGCTGAATGTGCTTTTTTtttacatcagtacagacacaagcgctcatatacacgcgcatacactcatccctatgaacacacacacgcacattctACCCCTATGagtacctccgagagactgagccgacatatcgatCTATATTATTTGAACTCACAAACTAATAGCGGCCACGGCCACGACAGCGAGTTCTGAGTGCGTTGGCATACTCGGCTTGACGATGGCTTGATCATGGTTGAGGGCTCCATCCACTCCATAGTGTTAGTTATTGTTCatcttttgcttgtttggagttgttgGGGTGGTGTGGCTGATTCTCAACATCTTTGTATCTTGTTTTAGGCCTGTGCGTGTGATTGTGGTGGCATGTCGTTTGCATAGGGTTGTTTGTGAGGTGAAAACCTTTTTGACGCACGTATTTATTTGACTGGATGACGTGGTACCCTTTTTATTCCAATCCATGAACAAATACAAGAATCACGCGTGTATCTTGAGCCGATAACAGCCAGAGAGGCTGCCCGTCGAATGAACCCGTAGACGCGGTCCAGCCATCAAGTTCAGTACCCCGCCGGGACGCCGCCTTTCCTGGGATCGCTCACGGCGGTCAGGTCCCCGCGGCCCTCGACGTTGTGCACCACGAGCTGGCTTATGGTTCCCCCGGCGAGGAGCTTCAGGGCGTGGCCCTTCTTCAGCAGGTCGCCTCTCGTCGCTGCGTCCAGCAAGAATACGTCGCCGGTCACCGTCGTCCAGTTCTCGTACTGAACCACATTCGGGATCAGCTGCAACCATTGTCCAATACCAAGCAACCAAAGCATCAGAGTTGTCGGATGGGATGGTCGTTCGAGCTTGCATTTGTGCATATATAGTTGATGAAACGAAGAGAACAAGAAATAGTTTCAATCAAGAATGGGACCTGGTGATAAACTCGCGGCGCCATGACAGAGGACAACGGATCCATGTTCTTGGCGAAGTGGTTGAGGAGCACCTCGATCGTCCCGGCAGGGATCATGCTCCCGCCGCTGGCGCCCACCGCGGCCTTCAGCTTCCCATCCTACCACAGATACAGCACGAAAACAATCAGAACCTTCAGCCTCGTCAGAAAATTTACAAGACGCAGTTCACATCTTCCATTGCGGCCTACTAATCTAACCTTGAGAACGATGGTTGGACACATGGAGGAGAGGGGGCGCTTCAGAGGGGCCACGAAGTTGTTGGGGGCCGGCGGTGGAGTGTTCGCGGTGGTGTTCGCCGGCATGGAGAAGTCGTCCATCTCATTGTTGAGCAGAACGCCTGTGCTCGGGGACAGGATCAGGGATCCGAAGTAGGCGTTGACGGTGCTCGTCATCGAGACGGCGTTCCTCTCGCCGTCCACGATGGATAGGTGGCTGGTCCCGTGGTCCTGAAGGATGTTCCACCTGAAATATGCAAGTTGGTCAGGCAGGATCAATTGGTAGGGCAGCTCGCACTGAATCAGGAAAGATGGCACTGCTCCATGATGTAGTAGTGCACTGAGAAGTTCAGGTtcatggtatgatccaagatggtcAGGTGATTTTGGGGCATATCATCCACGAAGGTGATGAGAACATGGTTTTGGGATGCAGGTTTCTTTACCTTCCTCCATAATGTTGAGGTGAAAATGTCATATTATCGTAAATCGTTCTCTTCAGCTCAGCAGCAAACTTGGGGGAGAGCATATCAGAGACAACCGCACCAACATCAACAAAGTCGGGATCTCCAAGATTCATCTTCACTGCCATGTAATGTTTCAAGGACTCAACAAGGCGATGAATCCCAAGAGAGCCAGAAATACCAGAAACTCCATACTGAACCAGGATGTTCAAAACCTGTAAAGTAAAAAAGGATATCAAGAAATACAAGAAATAACATGCACACAGAAATTGTCGCCATCGGAACGTTAGATTTTTCTTCCAAAAGCGTGATGACACCACTTGACCTGAATGCAACCCTTGTGCTTATCTCTCACCGAAAGAGTACTTGTCTCGTGTTGAATAAATATCTCATTAAAGAACTTCACATCCTTCAAATGTGAAGTCTTCACATCTCTATCAATCTTATCCAGAACCAATTTTCTTAAGCACGATGCATATCTTTTCGATGGAACTTTTGACAAGAAATAGCTACTCTAGCTGACTATTCAGAAAAAAGAAGCAGCAGCCAATATCTCTGTCCATCGTCAAAACAACATATAGCAAAAGTGCATGAAATTCCAACCAAAAAATTTCTGTATACTGAAATGAAAAACAGTGAACAAAATTTTGCACATATAGAAAGCTTACCAgcatgaggccggcaccaccggcaGAAGGAGGAGGCATGCTGAGCACGGTAAGCCCCATGACATTCTGCGAGAGCGGCCGGCGCACCTTGACCTGATAATGCTCCAGGTCCTCCTTGGTCATGATCCCTCCGGCCTCCTTCACGTCCTTGACCAGCAGGTCCGCCACCGGGCCACTGTAGAACGCGGCCGGCCCTCTCTCCGCGACGGCCTCGAGCGTCCACGCGAGCTTGCCGTTGCGGCACACGTCGCCGACCTTGAGGATCGCCCCGTTGGAGGCGTACACGGCCCGCATCCCGGCGTTGCCGAGGATGCCAGCTTCGGTCGCTTTCATCTGCATGTGGAGGTACGGCGACACCGTGAACGCCCAGGCGAGCTTCGCGGCCGGCATCACCAGCTCCTTCCATGGGAGCTTGCCGTGGCGCTTCCACGCCTCGTAGAGGCCCGCGATTTCACCCGGGACTCCGATGGAGAGCGCGCCCCTCGCTTTCAGCGTGTCATTGCCGCCGTACATGTCCTGAATGCACAATTGAGATCGCTAGTGTTCATAATTCACCTTTTTTTTTACGTACAGGAGCAATTGTTCTTGCCAAATCCCAAACGGTAAATGGGCAAGAAGACTCTTAGATTCAAGACCTGGCCATATAATCAACTTCAAGACTCGAGAGTAGCAAACTAGCAATGTGTTTTTCAGTTTTATGTTTTCAAATGAGACAGGTTTAGATGTGTGCATCAGGCAGATGTTACCCATTATGATTTGTATCCACTTTATGCTACATTTTAAGCTAATAAAAGTATCATTTATCGAAAAAATTAGAGAACAAGTCCTGGCATTTCGTGTAGACTGGTAACGGGTTAGATAGAATGTAACGATCAAGTGGGGCAACAGCAAGCTAACAACTGGCAGGCATATGGAATTGCATATGGAATTTTGAGGTACTTTTACCATATATAGGAATTTGTCCAAGTTAACCCTTTTAAGCAGACCCCAAGCATAATAGGCAACAGCCCAACCAATTATTTTTCGAGTGTCCACACCCACAATTTTATTTCTGGCTAGACATATGGAATCGCGGATCATGTTCCTGTACATTACCGCACTAGTGCGCTGACAAAAAAGTAGCGGCCGAAGCACTGAACGGGACGTGGTTGGGCGCATCGTAGCATCAGTTTGCACGCCGGCCGGCCGGACGCGGATTCGTTTTGGCTTTCCCAGTCCGGGCTGCAACTGGCGGCCGAGAGAAGCAAGTGGGCGCGTGATAGCGTGGGGCGCCTCCTCTCCACTGGTTAAACACACGGACGCGCGGCATTGAACATGGCGCCACTATGTAGCTTAGCCTCCACGCGTATGGCCCTCGGCCACGCCGATGGGTCGCCGTCCTCCCTTTGTTCTTCCCGTCACTCCAAGGTATACTATCTTAGTACTACAACCCAACACAAGCAACAGCAAGTGTTTCGACCAATACTGAATACTTACTACAGTACTAGGGAGTAGGAATCGAGCAGCTAGAGTGGGTGCGCTGTGTCTCATCTCTCCCATGCATGGCATGGCAATGGCATGGCATGTCCATGTTCTTTGCCAGTTGTGACGGAATAATAGTATAAGGGATCCAGAAAGGCACACCAACCATGTGAATTAACCACCGAGTAGGTGTGTGTATGGTACTACGGTTATATGTATTTTTAGTTTGATTGATACTCCATCGGCTTGACGATATATATTTTTTTCTGGGATGGGTTTGGTGGTATTGTTGTCAGTAA
This window harbors:
- the LOC119355356 gene encoding glutathione hydrolase 1-like, whose product is MAPGRLRWSAAALVLLFLAAGAAAEAARREVVTSPRGAVAADDERCSKIGSDALRCGGTAVDAAVATSLCLGVVSPASSGIGGGAFMLVRLADGTAVVYDSRETAPLAATKDMYGGNDTLKARGALSIGVPGEIAGLYEAWKRHGKLPWKELVMPAAKLAWAFTVSPYLHMQMKATEAGILGNAGMRAVYASNGAILKVGDVCRNGKLAWTLEAVAERGPAAFYSGPVADLLVKDVKEAGGIMTKEDLEHYQVKVRRPLSQNVMGLTVLSMPPPSAGGAGLMLVLNILVQYGVSGISGSLGIHRLVESLKHYMAVKMNLGDPDFVDVGAVVSDMLSPKFAAELKRTIYDNMTFSPQHYGGRWNILQDHGTSHLSIVDGERNAVSMTSTVNAYFGSLILSPSTGVLLNNEMDDFSMPANTTANTPPPAPNNFVAPLKRPLSSMCPTIVLKDGKLKAAVGASGGSMIPAGTIEVLLNHFAKNMDPLSSVMAPRVYHQLIPNVVQYENWTTVTGDVFLLDAATRGDLLKKGHALKLLAGGTISQLVVHNVEGRGDLTAVSDPRKGGVPAGY